A region from the Rosa rugosa chromosome 6, drRosRugo1.1, whole genome shotgun sequence genome encodes:
- the LOC133714832 gene encoding glucosamine inositolphosphorylceramide transferase 1, which produces MGFSPAGGGGGGGTSNGTGNNSTSNINNNSNNSSCCNMSLKCRCKWRCLMSSGFVFFFGCFVLFGSVATIYVWFAFTPYYYARTTAVESSSSAAVLGCQEDNEGSWSVGVFFGDSPFNLKPIEATNVWRDKSAAWPVANPVVTCASVSESGFPSNFVADPFLYVQGDTLYMFYETKNSITMQGDIGVSKSSDKGATWQQLGIALDEEWHLSYPYVFHYLGHIYMMPESSTNGEVRLYRALSFPMQWTLEKVILKKPLVDSFLINYDGAFWLFGSDHSGFGTTKNGQLEIWYSSSPLGPWKPHKKNPIYNGDKSFGARNGGRPFFYNGNLYRFGQDCAETYGRRVRTFKVEVLTKDEYKEVEVPLGLPKPSKGRNAWNGVRFHHLDVQQLNTGGWIAVMDGDRVPSGDSVHRFIVGSASVAIVAILVILLGVLLGAVKCMIPPNWCTHNSGKRSDAFLACERSYLCSSKLRRFCSRLNRAVSFLRGRIKPNTCAGRLVLAIYLAFGVAAMCTGVKYIYGGSGAEEAYPLKGHYSQFTLLTMTYDARLWNLKMYVKHYSRCSSVREIVVVWNKGIPPEASDFDSAVPVRIRVEKQNSLNNRFKLDSLIKTRAVLELDDDIMMTCNDIERGFRIWRQHPDRIVGFYPRLIDGSPLKYRGEKHARSHRGYNMILTGAAFLDSQVAFKRYWSEEASPGRDFVDKSFNCEDVLMNYLYANASSSQNVEYVRPAWAIDTSKLSGAAISRNTQVHYNKRSNCLVKFSEMYGTLAGRKWEFDGRKDGWDV; this is translated from the exons atggGTTTCAGTCCTGCGGGcggcggcggtggcggtggTACGAGCAATGGTACCGGGAATAATAGCACCAgtaatattaataataatagtaataataGTAGCTGCTGCAACATGAGCCTCAAGTGTAGGTGTAAATGGAGGTGCCTGATGTCGTCGGGGTTCGTTTTCTTCTTCGGCTGTTTTGTGTTGTTTGGATCAGTCGCTACGATTTATGTGTGGTTTGCTTTCACGCCGTATTATTACGCTCGGACCACGGCGGTGGAGTCTTCGTCGTCGGCCGCCGTGCTTGGGTGTCAGGAGGACAATGAAGGTTCTTGGTCCGTTGGCGTTTTCTTCGGTGACTCTCCCTTTAATCTCAAGCCCATTGAAGCT ACGAATGTATGGAGAGACAAGAGTGCCGCCTGGCCTGTGGCAAACCCTGTTGTGACTTGTGCTTCAGTTTCTGAATCTGGTTTCCCAAGTAATTTTGTTGCTGATCCTTTCCTTTATGTTCAG GGAGATACATTGTACATGTTCTATGAAACCAAAAATTCAATCACTATGCAAGGAGATATTGGGGTTTCAAAAAGCTCTGATAAAGGAGCAACATGGCAGCAATTAGGCATTGCCTTGGATGAAGAGTGGCATCTCTCTTATCCATATGTCTTTCACTACCTTGGCCAT ATATATATGATGCCTGAAAGCAGCACGAATGGTGAAGTTCGTCTCTATCGAGCCCTCAGTTTTCCCATGCAATGGACTCTAGAAAAGGTGATCTTGAAAAAGCCTCTTGTAGACTCATTCCTTATCAATTACGATGGAGCCTTTTGGCTTTTCGGTTCAGACCACAGTGGATTTGGCACCACAAAGAATGGACAGTTGGAAATCTGGTACAGTAGCTCGCCATTGGGTCCTTGGAAACCACACAAGAAGAACCCTATATATAATGGTGACAAGAGCTTTGGGGCTCGAAATGGAGGCAGACCATTTTTTTACAACGGGAATCTCTATCGCTTTGGTCAAGACTGTGCTGAAACGTATGGGAGACGTGTGCGCACCTTTAAGGTGGAAGTTCTTACCAAAGATGAATATAAGGAAGTTGAAGTCCCGTTGGGCCTTCCTAAGCCAAGTAAGGGTCGCAATGCTTGGAATGGTGTTCGCTTCCATCATCTCGATGTGCAACAACTAAATACTGGAGGGTGGATTGCAGTAATGGATGGAGACCGTGTACCTTCTGGAGATTCTGTACACAGGTTTATTGTTGGTAGTGCTTCAGTTGCCATTGTCGCTATACTTGTTATCTTACTAGGTGTACTACTTGGAGCTGTGAAGTGCATGATTCCCCCCAATTGGTGCACTCACAACTCGGGTAAGAGAAGTGATGCATTCTTGGCTTGTGAAAGGTCATATCTGTGTTCGTCCAAACTGAGACGTTTTTGCAGCCGCTTGAACAGAGCAGTTTCATTCCTCAGAGGTAGGATTAAGCCTAATACCTGTGCTGGAAGACTAGTTCTTGCTATATATTTGGCATTTGGAGTGGCAGCTATGTGCACAGGGGTTAAATATATCTATGGCGGCAGCGGTGCAGAAGAAGCTTACCCATTAAAAGGTCATTACTCACAGTTCACATTATTAACAATGACTTATGATGCTCGTCTCTGGAATTTGAAAATGTATGTTAAACACTATTCTAGATGTTCATCGGTAAGAGAAATTGTTGTGGTGTGGAACAAGGGTATACCTCCTGAAGCGAGTGATTTTGACTCTGCTGTGCCAGTTAGGATCAGAGTAGAGAAACAGAACTCCCTGAATAACCGGTTCAAGTTGGATTCTTTGATAAAGACTCGAGCTGTTCTGGAGCTTGATGACGACATTATGATGACCTGCAATGATATTGAGAGAGGATTCAGGATATGGCGTCAACACCCGGATCGTATTGTGGGTTTCTACCCCCGGCTCATTGATGGAAGTCCATTGAAGTACAGAGGTGAGAAACATGCTCGGAGTCATAGAGGCTATAATATGATTCTCACTGGGGCAGCTTTCCTTGATAGCCAAGTTGCTTTTAAGAGGTATTGGAGTGAAGAAGCTAGCCCAGGGAGGGACTTTGTGGACAAGTCTTTCAATTGCGAGGACGTGCTTATGAATTACCTGTATGCAAATGCTAGCTCATCTCAGAATGTGGAGTATGTGAGGCCAGCATGGGCGATAGATACGTCGAAGTTATCTGGTGCTGCTATTAGCCGAAATACCCAAGTTCACTACAACAAGAGGAGCAACTGCCTggtgaaattttctgaaatgtATGGAACTTTGGCTGGGCGCAAGTGGGAATTTGATGGGCGGAAGGATGGGTGGGATGTATAG